A window of Gopherus evgoodei ecotype Sinaloan lineage chromosome 13, rGopEvg1_v1.p, whole genome shotgun sequence contains these coding sequences:
- the POP5 gene encoding ribonuclease P/MRP protein subunit POP5 isoform X1 has translation MVRFKHRYLLCEIVSEDPRCRQCIDERAVGAAAKDAVARTHGDYGLACCFIAFTVKYLNAYTGIVLLRCRKDFYRLLCSALPFITYLENRNQRYSCFFNTLHVGGTIRTCQKFLVQYNRKQLLLLLHNCTSEEERQSIQKSLLSCCLKEVEEEQSQSGDEEDDTAETD, from the exons ATGGTGCGGTTCAAGCACAG GTACCTGCTGTGTGAGATCGTCTCCGAAGACCCCCGCTGCCGGCAGTGCATCGACGAGCGGGCGGTGGGCGCTGCGGCGAAGGATGCCGTTGCCCGGACCCACGGGGACTACGGGCTGGCCTGCTGCTTCATCGCCTTCACag TGAAATATCTCAATGCCTATACAGGCATAGTTCTCTTGCGTTGCCGAAAGGACTTCTACAGGCTCCTATGCTCAGCTCTTCCCTTTATCACTTACTTAGAGAACAGGAACCAGCGTTATTCCTGTTTCTTCAACACACTACATGTTGGAG GGACAATAAGAACATGTCAGAAGTTCCTTGTTCAGTACAATAGGAAACAGCTGCTGCTATTATTGCACAACTGCACCAGTGAAG AGGAAAGACAGTCCATCCAGAAGTCACTGTTAAGCTGTTGCCTTAAGGAAGTAGAGGAGGAGCAGTCTCAAAGTGGGGATGAAGAAGATGACACTGCAGAGACTGACTGA
- the POP5 gene encoding ribonuclease P/MRP protein subunit POP5 isoform X2, translating to MVRFKHRYLLCEIVSEDPRCRQCIDERAVGAAAKDAVARTHGDYGLACCFIAFTENRNQRYSCFFNTLHVGGTIRTCQKFLVQYNRKQLLLLLHNCTSEEERQSIQKSLLSCCLKEVEEEQSQSGDEEDDTAETD from the exons ATGGTGCGGTTCAAGCACAG GTACCTGCTGTGTGAGATCGTCTCCGAAGACCCCCGCTGCCGGCAGTGCATCGACGAGCGGGCGGTGGGCGCTGCGGCGAAGGATGCCGTTGCCCGGACCCACGGGGACTACGGGCTGGCCTGCTGCTTCATCGCCTTCACag AGAACAGGAACCAGCGTTATTCCTGTTTCTTCAACACACTACATGTTGGAG GGACAATAAGAACATGTCAGAAGTTCCTTGTTCAGTACAATAGGAAACAGCTGCTGCTATTATTGCACAACTGCACCAGTGAAG AGGAAAGACAGTCCATCCAGAAGTCACTGTTAAGCTGTTGCCTTAAGGAAGTAGAGGAGGAGCAGTCTCAAAGTGGGGATGAAGAAGATGACACTGCAGAGACTGACTGA